A window of the Gorilla gorilla gorilla isolate KB3781 chromosome 8, NHGRI_mGorGor1-v2.1_pri, whole genome shotgun sequence genome harbors these coding sequences:
- the PWWP2B gene encoding PWWP domain-containing protein 2B isoform X1, whose translation MEPRAGCRLPVRVEQVVNGALVVTVSCGERSFAGILLDCTKKSGLFGLPPLAPLPQVDESPANDSHGRAPEEGDAEVMQLGSSSPPPARGFQPPETTGPEPPPPLVPPLPTGSLPPYPPYFEGAPFPHPLWLRDTYKLWVPQPPPRTIKRTRRRLSRNRDPGRLILSTIRLRPRQVLCEKCKSTLSPPEASPGPPAAPRARRRLGSGPDRELRKPEEPENGDPTAAATSRRSKRERREEDRAPAEQVPRSPVIKISYSTPQGKGEVVKIPSRVHGSLEPFRPQQAPQDDGSQDPEVLDRESRDRPSCAPSASIPKLKLTRPVPPGADLPPPKIRLKPHRLGDSEHEPVYRAELVEELNGYPRDSSPAPCADGPAGGLADLSSGSSGEDDDFKSCPQGPRGREGLAFLVSCPEGRADCASESACSSDSLDEARSSGSEGTPADTGDLSPGHGASAPPASREARQTVPPLTVRLHTQSVSECITEDGRTVAVGDIVWGKIHGFPWWPARVLDISLGQKEDGEPSWREAKVSWFGSPTTSFLSISKLSPFSEFFKLRFNRKKKGMYRKAITEAANAARHVAPEIRELLTQFET comes from the coding sequence TGCCCCAGGTCGATGAGTCCCCTGCCAACGACAGCCATGGCCGGGCTCCCGAGGAGGGGGATGCAGAGGTGATGCAGCTGGGGTCCAGCTCCCCACCTCCTGCCCGCGGGTTTCAGCCCCCGGAGACCACCGGCCCCGAGCCACCCCCGCCCCTTGTGCCGCCGCTGCCCACCGGAAGCCTGCCCCCGTACCCTCCCTACTTCGAAGGCGCCCCCTTCCCTCACCCGCTGTGGCTCCGGGACACGTACAAGCTGTGGGTGCCCCAGCCACCACCCAGGACCATCAAGCGCACCCGGCGGCGTCTGTCCCGCAACCGCGACCCGGGGCGCCTCATCCTCAGCACCATCCGCCTGCGGCCGCGCCAGGTGCTCTGTGAGAAGTGCAAGAGCACGCTGAGCCCCCCGGAGGCCAGCCCCGGACCCCCAGCCGCGCCCAGGGCCCGCAGGAGGCTGGGCAGCGGCCCGGACAGGGAGCTCCGCAAGCCGGAGGAGCCGGAGAACGGCGACCCCACGGCTGCGGCCACCTCCAGGAGGAGCAAGAGGGAGAGGCGCGAGGAGGACAGGGCCCCGGCAGAGCAGGTCCCGCGGAGCCCGGTCATCAAGATCTCCTACAGCACGCCCCAGGGCAAGGGAGAGGTGGTCAAGATCCCCTCCCGCGTGCACGGCTCTCTGGAGCCCTTCCGTCCCCAGCAGGCCCCGCAGGACGACGGCAGCCAGGACCCCGAGGTGCTGGACAGAGAGTCCCGGGACCGGCCGTCCTGCGCGCCCTCGGCCTCCATCCCCAAGTTGAAACTGACACGGCCTGTGCCGCCCGGCGCGGACCTGCCGCCCCCTAAGATCCGCCTGAAGCCCCACCGTCTGGGGGACAGCGAGCACGAGCCCGTGTACCGGGCCGAGCTGGTGGAGGAGCTGAATGGGTACCCGCGGGACAGCTCGCCGGCGCCCTGTGCGGACGGCCCTGCCGGTGGGCTGGCGGACTTGTCTTCTGGAAGTTCGGGTGAGGACGATGACTTCAAGAGCTGTCCCCAGGGTCCACGGGGACGCGAGGGCTTGGCTTTTCTCGTCAGCTGCCCTGAGGGGAGAGCGGACTGTGCCAGTGAGTCGGCGTGCAGCAGCGATAGCCTGGACGAGGCCAGATCGTCCGGCTCGGAAGGGACGCCGGCAGACACGGGTGACCTCTCGCCCGGCCACGGCGCGTCGGCGCCCCCCGCGTCCAGAGAGGCTCGCCAAACGGTGCCGCCCCTGACGGTCAGGCTGCACACACAGAGCGTGTCGGAGTGCATCACGGAGGACGGCAGGACTGTGGCCGTGGGGGACATCGTCTGGGGTAAGATCCATGGTTTTCCTTGGTGGCCGGCGCGTGTTCTTGACATCAGTCTCGGCCAGAAGGAGGACGGAGAGCCGTCTTGGCGAGAAGCGAAGGTCTCGTGGTTTGGTTCTCCGACTACGTCGTTCTTGTCTATTTCAAAACTCTCCCCTTTCTCCGAGTTTTTCAAACTGAGATTTAACCGTAAGAAGAAGGGGATGTATCGGAAAGCTATAACCGAGGCTGCAAATGCCGCAAGACACGTGGCCCCGGAAATCAGGGAGCTCTTAACCCAGTTTGAAACGTAA
- the PWWP2B gene encoding PWWP domain-containing protein 2B isoform X2, translating into MEPRAGCRLPVRVEQVVNGALVVTVSCGERSFAGILLDCTKKSGLFGLPPLAPLPQVDESPANDSHGRAPEEGDAEVMQLGSSSPPPARGFQPPETTGPEPPPPLVPPLPTGSLPPYPPYFEGAPFPHPLWLRDTYKLWVPQPPPRTIKRTRRRLSRNRDPGRLILSTIRLRPRQVLCEKCKSTLSPPEASPGPPAAPRARRRLGSGPDRELRKPEEPENGDPTAAATSRRSKRERREEDRAPAEQVPRSPVIKISYSTPQGKGEVVKIPSRVHGSLEPFRPQQAPQDDGSQDPEVLDRESRDRPSCAPSASIPKLKLTRPVPPGADLPPPKIRLKPHRLGDSEHEPVYRAELVEELNGYPRDSSPAPCADGPAGGLADLSSGSSGEDDDFKSCPQGPRGREGLAFLVSCPEGRADCASESACSSDSLDEARSSGSEGTPADTGDLSPGHGASAPPASREARQTVPPLTVRLHTQSVSECITEDGRTVAVGDIVWGTAEKEGKRGLKQSIQRETWPGLGSGKASWRRWQEPGSEWSPTMRAHLLSWSFRSLFGDPVSLLAGGVQSPLGTVVGLV; encoded by the exons TGCCCCAGGTCGATGAGTCCCCTGCCAACGACAGCCATGGCCGGGCTCCCGAGGAGGGGGATGCAGAGGTGATGCAGCTGGGGTCCAGCTCCCCACCTCCTGCCCGCGGGTTTCAGCCCCCGGAGACCACCGGCCCCGAGCCACCCCCGCCCCTTGTGCCGCCGCTGCCCACCGGAAGCCTGCCCCCGTACCCTCCCTACTTCGAAGGCGCCCCCTTCCCTCACCCGCTGTGGCTCCGGGACACGTACAAGCTGTGGGTGCCCCAGCCACCACCCAGGACCATCAAGCGCACCCGGCGGCGTCTGTCCCGCAACCGCGACCCGGGGCGCCTCATCCTCAGCACCATCCGCCTGCGGCCGCGCCAGGTGCTCTGTGAGAAGTGCAAGAGCACGCTGAGCCCCCCGGAGGCCAGCCCCGGACCCCCAGCCGCGCCCAGGGCCCGCAGGAGGCTGGGCAGCGGCCCGGACAGGGAGCTCCGCAAGCCGGAGGAGCCGGAGAACGGCGACCCCACGGCTGCGGCCACCTCCAGGAGGAGCAAGAGGGAGAGGCGCGAGGAGGACAGGGCCCCGGCAGAGCAGGTCCCGCGGAGCCCGGTCATCAAGATCTCCTACAGCACGCCCCAGGGCAAGGGAGAGGTGGTCAAGATCCCCTCCCGCGTGCACGGCTCTCTGGAGCCCTTCCGTCCCCAGCAGGCCCCGCAGGACGACGGCAGCCAGGACCCCGAGGTGCTGGACAGAGAGTCCCGGGACCGGCCGTCCTGCGCGCCCTCGGCCTCCATCCCCAAGTTGAAACTGACACGGCCTGTGCCGCCCGGCGCGGACCTGCCGCCCCCTAAGATCCGCCTGAAGCCCCACCGTCTGGGGGACAGCGAGCACGAGCCCGTGTACCGGGCCGAGCTGGTGGAGGAGCTGAATGGGTACCCGCGGGACAGCTCGCCGGCGCCCTGTGCGGACGGCCCTGCCGGTGGGCTGGCGGACTTGTCTTCTGGAAGTTCGGGTGAGGACGATGACTTCAAGAGCTGTCCCCAGGGTCCACGGGGACGCGAGGGCTTGGCTTTTCTCGTCAGCTGCCCTGAGGGGAGAGCGGACTGTGCCAGTGAGTCGGCGTGCAGCAGCGATAGCCTGGACGAGGCCAGATCGTCCGGCTCGGAAGGGACGCCGGCAGACACGGGTGACCTCTCGCCCGGCCACGGCGCGTCGGCGCCCCCCGCGTCCAGAGAGGCTCGCCAAACGGTGCCGCCCCTGACGGTCAGGCTGCACACACAGAGCGTGTCGGAGTGCATCACGGAGGACGGCAGGACTGTGGCCGTGGGGGACATCGTCTGGG GAACTgctgagaaggaagggaagaggggcTTGAAGCAGAGCATCCAGCGAGAAACCTGGCCTGGACTGGgatctgggaaggcttcctggaggaggtggcaggagCCAGGATCTGAATG GTCACCGACGATGAGGGCGCACCTGCTGTCCTGGAGCTTCCGATCTCTGTTCGGGGACCCTGTGAGCCTTCTGGCCGGCGGCGTGCAGAGCCCACTGGGCACGGTGGTCGGCCTGGTGTGA
- the PWWP2B gene encoding PWWP domain-containing protein 2B isoform X4 codes for MQLGSSSPPPARGFQPPETTGPEPPPPLVPPLPTGSLPPYPPYFEGAPFPHPLWLRDTYKLWVPQPPPRTIKRTRRRLSRNRDPGRLILSTIRLRPRQVLCEKCKSTLSPPEASPGPPAAPRARRRLGSGPDRELRKPEEPENGDPTAAATSRRSKRERREEDRAPAEQVPRSPVIKISYSTPQGKGEVVKIPSRVHGSLEPFRPQQAPQDDGSQDPEVLDRESRDRPSCAPSASIPKLKLTRPVPPGADLPPPKIRLKPHRLGDSEHEPVYRAELVEELNGYPRDSSPAPCADGPAGGLADLSSGSSGEDDDFKSCPQGPRGREGLAFLVSCPEGRADCASESACSSDSLDEARSSGSEGTPADTGDLSPGHGASAPPASREARQTVPPLTVRLHTQSVSECITEDGRTVAVGDIVWGKIHGFPWWPARVLDISLGQKEDGEPSWREAKVSWFGSPTTSFLSISKLSPFSEFFKLRFNRKKKGMYRKAITEAANAARHVAPEIRELLTQFET; via the coding sequence ATGCAGCTGGGGTCCAGCTCCCCACCTCCTGCCCGCGGGTTTCAGCCCCCGGAGACCACCGGCCCCGAGCCACCCCCGCCCCTTGTGCCGCCGCTGCCCACCGGAAGCCTGCCCCCGTACCCTCCCTACTTCGAAGGCGCCCCCTTCCCTCACCCGCTGTGGCTCCGGGACACGTACAAGCTGTGGGTGCCCCAGCCACCACCCAGGACCATCAAGCGCACCCGGCGGCGTCTGTCCCGCAACCGCGACCCGGGGCGCCTCATCCTCAGCACCATCCGCCTGCGGCCGCGCCAGGTGCTCTGTGAGAAGTGCAAGAGCACGCTGAGCCCCCCGGAGGCCAGCCCCGGACCCCCAGCCGCGCCCAGGGCCCGCAGGAGGCTGGGCAGCGGCCCGGACAGGGAGCTCCGCAAGCCGGAGGAGCCGGAGAACGGCGACCCCACGGCTGCGGCCACCTCCAGGAGGAGCAAGAGGGAGAGGCGCGAGGAGGACAGGGCCCCGGCAGAGCAGGTCCCGCGGAGCCCGGTCATCAAGATCTCCTACAGCACGCCCCAGGGCAAGGGAGAGGTGGTCAAGATCCCCTCCCGCGTGCACGGCTCTCTGGAGCCCTTCCGTCCCCAGCAGGCCCCGCAGGACGACGGCAGCCAGGACCCCGAGGTGCTGGACAGAGAGTCCCGGGACCGGCCGTCCTGCGCGCCCTCGGCCTCCATCCCCAAGTTGAAACTGACACGGCCTGTGCCGCCCGGCGCGGACCTGCCGCCCCCTAAGATCCGCCTGAAGCCCCACCGTCTGGGGGACAGCGAGCACGAGCCCGTGTACCGGGCCGAGCTGGTGGAGGAGCTGAATGGGTACCCGCGGGACAGCTCGCCGGCGCCCTGTGCGGACGGCCCTGCCGGTGGGCTGGCGGACTTGTCTTCTGGAAGTTCGGGTGAGGACGATGACTTCAAGAGCTGTCCCCAGGGTCCACGGGGACGCGAGGGCTTGGCTTTTCTCGTCAGCTGCCCTGAGGGGAGAGCGGACTGTGCCAGTGAGTCGGCGTGCAGCAGCGATAGCCTGGACGAGGCCAGATCGTCCGGCTCGGAAGGGACGCCGGCAGACACGGGTGACCTCTCGCCCGGCCACGGCGCGTCGGCGCCCCCCGCGTCCAGAGAGGCTCGCCAAACGGTGCCGCCCCTGACGGTCAGGCTGCACACACAGAGCGTGTCGGAGTGCATCACGGAGGACGGCAGGACTGTGGCCGTGGGGGACATCGTCTGGGGTAAGATCCATGGTTTTCCTTGGTGGCCGGCGCGTGTTCTTGACATCAGTCTCGGCCAGAAGGAGGACGGAGAGCCGTCTTGGCGAGAAGCGAAGGTCTCGTGGTTTGGTTCTCCGACTACGTCGTTCTTGTCTATTTCAAAACTCTCCCCTTTCTCCGAGTTTTTCAAACTGAGATTTAACCGTAAGAAGAAGGGGATGTATCGGAAAGCTATAACCGAGGCTGCAAATGCCGCAAGACACGTGGCCCCGGAAATCAGGGAGCTCTTAACCCAGTTTGAAACGTAA